The Pseudoxanthomonas sp. genome segment GGCCGGCGGCGACGCGTGAGCCTGTACCCGTACTTCCCGGTCGGCTACATGTCGTGGATGAACCAGTCCGGCCGCTACCGCGACGACCTGGGTGGGATCGTCTGCGACAGCATCGCGCCTTACCAGAAGGTGGAGGACTACTTCCGCCAGCGCGATTTCAAGGACCGCACCGCGCTGCTGCACGAGCGCACGCCGGATGGATGGGAAGCGAACCAGGCACAGTTCGAGGGCGAAGGCGGGCTGCCTGCGCCGCATGGCATCGTCGGTGGCGAGCGCCTGCGCGATGGCGACGCGGCCTATGAAATGCCGACGGCGGTGCTGCAGTACCGCGTGGCGCTCGCCGACGACGAGGTCGAGGACTACCGCTTCCTGTTCGCGCCTGCGCGCGACGACGACGAAATCCGCCACCTGCGCGCACGGCACCTGTCGGCCGATGGATTCGCCACCGCGCATGCCGGTAGCGCCGCGCATATCGACACCGGCGCGGGCTGCGTGCGCATCGAAACGCCGGACCCCTGGCTGGACGCGTTCGCCAACCACTGGCTGCCGCGGCAGGTGTTCTACCACGGCGACGTCAACCGCCTGACCACCGATCCGCAGACGCGCAACTATCTGCAGGACCACATGGGCATGGGCTACCTGCGGCCCGAGGTGGCGCGCGCCGCCTTCCTGCATGCGCTGTCGCAGCAGGAACCCTCGGGCGCGATGCCGGACGGCATCCTGCTGGTGGACGGCGCCGAGCTGAAATACATCAACCAGATTCCGCACACCGACCACGCGGTCTGGCTGCCGGTCTGCCTGCGCGCCTACCTGGACGAAACCGGCGACGAGGCCCTGCTGGACATGCCCGTGACCGACCGGGAGGGGCATGTCGCGACGGTGTCCGAGCGCATCAGCCGCGCCATGCGCTGGCTGCTGCAGGCACGCGATGCGCGCGGGCTCAGCTACATCGCCCAGGGCGACTGGTGCGACCCGATGAACATGGTCGGCTGGCGCGGACGCGGCGTGTCCGGCTGGCTGACGCTGGCCAGCGCCTATGCGCTGAAACTGTGGGCGGCGATCTGCGCCCGGCGCGGCGAACAGGCGCTGGCGGACGAGTTCCATCGCGGCATGGACGCCTGCAATGCCGCCATGAACACCCATCTGTGGGACGGCGACTGGTACGGCCGCGGCATCACCGACGACGGCATCGCCTTCGGCGTCAGCGCGGATCGCGAAGGCCGCATCTTCCTCAATCCGCAGAGCTGGGCCCTGCTCGGTGGCGCGGCGGACGACGACCGGCGCGCGCGCATTCTGGCGGCCGTCGACACGCACCTGGTGTCGCCGTACGGCGTGGCGATGTACGACCCGCCGTACATGCGCATGCGCGAGGACGTGGGACGGGTGACGCAGAAGTTCCCCGGCTCGGCCGAGAACGGCTCGGTCTACAACCATGCGGCGGCGTTCTACCTGTACAGCCTGTACCAGGTGGGCGATGCCGACCGCGCCTGGCAGGTGCTGCGCGCGATGCTGCCCTCGCCCGCACCGGAGGACTGCCTGCAGCGCGGCCAGCTGCCGGTATTCGTCCCGAACTACTACCGCGGCGCCTGGCGCCTGCATCCGCGTACCGCCGGCCGTTCCAGCCAGCTGTTCAACACCGGCACCGCGGCATGGCTGTACCGCTGTCTGGTGGAGGAACTGTTCGGCCTGCGCGGTGATGGCGATGCGTTGCGGATCGCGCCGCAGCTGCCGTCGCACTGGTCGTCGGCGCGCGTGTCCCGCCGGTTCCGCGGCGCCGTGTTCGAGGTGAGCATCGAACGCGTGGCCGGGCGGGCCCGGATGCGCGTCGCGCTGGACGGAGTCTGGCAGGACGAACCCCGCGTCCGCGGTATCGAGGCCGGCCGCACGTACCAAGTACGGGTGGAACTGCCTGCGTGAGCGACCGCGTGCGCGTCGTCGTGGTGATGGGCGTGTCGGGCAGCGGCAAGACCACGCTGGCACGCGCACTGGCCGACGCATGGCCGGCGACCTTCCTCGATGCCGACGATTTCCACAGCCTGGCTGCGAAAGCCCGCATGGCCGACGGTCATCCGCTCAACGACCGCATGCGGGCGCCGTGGGTGCGGCGCATCGCGGATGACCTGGTGCGGCGGGTCGCGGCAGACGAGCGCGTGGTGCTGGCCTTCTCCGGACTGCGCCGACGCCATCGTGAGCGGCTGCGCGCCACGGGCGTGCCGATGCGGTTCCTGTTCCTGCACGGCGACGCGGCGCTGATCGCGGCGCGTATGCAGGCACGCCGCGGCCATTACATGCCGGCGTCGCTGCTGGACAGCCAGTTCGCCACGCTGGAGACGCCCGTGGACGAAGCCGATGTCGTGCGGATCGACGCAGCCGAACCGCCCGCCGTACAGCTGCGGCTTGCCCTGGCGGCACTGCCGCCGGATTGAGCCGACGCTACGGGCGCCAGTTGGCGTTGCGCTCCCAGAACGCGACGCTGCGCCGGTAGGCCGCCGGATCGAGCGGCACGCCGGATCCGCCCTCCTCCACGCCCAGCGCATTGCGCATCATCGTGATGGGCGCCATCGGGATCTCGTCCGGCGTCTGCGTGTACAGGCAGCCGACGACGCCCCAGTCGCCCTCGATCGGCGCCCCCTCCTTCGCCAGCTGCGCCGCGCTGTAGAGGATCACCACCAGGTAGTCCGCCACCGGCGGCTCGACGCCTTCGAACCAGCGCACCAGCACCGGCAGCTCCGACGAGGAACGCGCTTCATAGCCCGACCGCAGCAGGTGGCGGTTACCGTCGGTGATGGGCACGGTCAGGCACCGGGTCGAGGTCCAGTTGCGGTGGACATGCAGGCGGCAGAACGGCGCATAGCCATCGAGCACCGCCAGCGGCGGTTCGGTGTTGAGGCGCTGCTCGAAGGCCTGCGGCGTGCAGTCCTGGATGGCATTGCGGCGCGGCTCGGACGGGAACAGGCGGGTCCGGGCGAACGGAGTGAGGACGATGCTCATGCGGCAGCCGGTAACGGAAGGCCGACAGGGTACCCGCCCCCGGAGCGGCCGCGCGCGAGGGCGGCGCCGTGACGGGATGTGCGGGACCGCCATACACATTCATCCGGATGAAGCGATACAATGCGGCCTCGACCCGAACGGCGCCGTCCATGCCTTCCATCAGCTTCGAGTTCTACCCGCCCAAGACCGATGAGCAGCGCGCGCAACTCGACCGCACCGCGGACAAGCTGAAGGCCTACCGGCCCGAGTACGTGTCGTGCACCTTCGGTGCCGGCGGCTCCACGCTGAGCTACACCTCCGAGACGGTCCGCCACCTCAACCAGCACCATCGCTTCGATGCGGCACCGCATCTGTCGTGCGTCGGCGGCAGCCGCGAGGAAATCCGCGAACTGCTGCGCCTGTACCGCGCCCTCGGCTGCAAGCGCATCGTCGCGCTGCGCGGCGACCTGCCCTCCGGCATGGGCCATCCGGGCGACCTGCGCTATGCATCGGAGCTGATCGACTTCATCCGCGCCGAGCAGGGCGACACGTTCCATATCGAGGTCGGCGCGTACCCGGAAACGCATCCCCAGGCCGAGGACGCGCTGACCGACCTGCGCCACTTCAAGGCCAAGGTCGATGCCGGCGCCGATGGCGCCATCACCCAGTACTTCTACAACCCCGACGCGTACTTCCACTTCGTCGACGCGGTGCGCAAGCTCGGCGTGGACATCCCGATCGTCCCCGGCATCATGCCGATCTCGAACTTCTCGCAGCTGCGCCGCTTCTCAGAAGCCTGCGGCGCCGAGATCCCGCGCTGGATCGGCAAGCGCATGCAGGCATTCGGCGACGACGCGGACGCGATCCGCGACTTCGGCGCGGACGTCGTGGCCAGCCTGTGCGAACGCCTCGTCGCCGGCGGCGCGCCATCGCTGCACTTCTACACGCTCAACCTGGCCAGGCCGACCCAGTCCGTGCTGTCGCGCCTGGGCTGGTCGGCCTGAGCGGCCTGCGGTTCCGTTCGTCCGGCAGGTGAACGGCCGCCGATTCCGTGCGCGCGTGCCATGACCTGGACGCGCCGGCCGGATTAGGCTGACGGCATGCGCTTGCTCCCCTTTTTCGCCCTCGCCTGCCTGCTCGTCTGCGGCGGCCTGCGCCCCGCCGTCGCGCAGGCGCAGCAGCAGGGCGTGCAGCGCTGCACCACGATGTCCGGCGACACGGTCTACACCGACAAGCGCTGCGAGGACGTCGGCGCGATGGATCGCCTGCCCTCGGCGTCCACCGCCATGGCCGCGACCGGTGCGCTGTACCGCGGCGGCTGTTCGCGCACGCTCAGCGACTTGGTGATGCAGGTGTCGTCGGCGATCCAGGCCGGCGACGTGAACCGCCTTGCCGGCGTTTACCACTGGGCCGGCACCTCGGATGCCGGCGCGTTGCGCATCCTCGACCGCCTGGACGTGGTGGTGCGGCGGCCGCTGGTCGACATCGTGCCCATCCGGCCCGCTCCCGCGCCGGTGCTGGACGCCGAGGGCGCGGTCGTCGATGCGAACCAGGACGGCTATTACCCGCAAACGACAACGCAGCGGCAGCGCCCGGTCGGACTGCGCGTCGTGCAGACGCTGAAGAACAGCGCCACGCCCGCCGACACCACGTTCGGCCTGCGCCGCGCCTACAACTGCTTCTGGATCACGCTGTAGGCGCGCGCCGCGCGCTCATGCGACCGGTGGCGATGCATCGACCGGACTGTCGATCGTCGCGCTGCGGCCGGGGAAGAAGCGCAGCGTGGCGACAACGCCCTTGGGCTCGCCGGGCCGCACGCCCACCTGCCAGCCGTACAGCGCGCACAGGCGGCTGACGATCGACAGGCCGATGCCGCCGCCCTGCGAATGACCGGCATGGGTGCCCCGGTAGCCGCGCTCGAACAGCCGCGCCGCGTCTTCCTTGCTGAGGCCCGGGCCGGAATCGACGACTTCCACCGCATCCGGCAGCAGCCGCACGACCACCTCGCCTTCCTTGGTGTATTTCACCGCGTTGCCGATCAGGTTGCCCAGGGCGACCGACAGCGCGGCTTCCGGCGAATCCACGGTCACGCCGCCCTCGCCTTCCACGCGCAGCACCAGCGGCTTGCCCCCGAGGGTGGCGCGATGGGCATCGAGCAACTGGTCGACCACGCGCGCGACGTCGGTATTGCCATGGCCGCGCTCGTTGCGCGAGAGCAGCAGCAGCGCGCTGATCAGGTCGGTGCACTGCTGCTCGGCGCGCTGGATGCGCTGGATGCGCGTGCGCGTCTTCTCGTCCATGTCGGGCCGCGACAGCATGAGCTCGACCGAACCGCGGATGATCGCCAGCGGCGTGCGCAGCTCGTGGCTGACGTCGGCGTTGAATTCGCGGTCGCGCTGGACGACGTCGGTGAGGCGCTCGGCATAGTCGTCCAGTGCCTTGGCCAGTTCGCCGACCTCGTCCTGAGGGAAGTGCGGCGCCAGCGGACGCGGGTTGCTGCTGCCGCGGTAGGCGCGCAGGCGTGCGGCGAGTTCGGAGACCGGACTCATCACACGGGATGCGGACCACCAGCCCACCGCGAAGGAGAGCAGCGTGAACAGGATGACGGAAATGTAGATGGCACGATTGAACTGCTTCTCGCCGCGCAGGGTCTGCGTCATGTCGTAGGCGAGGAAAAACCAAGCATCCGGCGTTTTGCGGACCGCAAGCTTGTAGGAGAAGGACTGCCCTGTCTCGTCGACCCCGCTCAGGTTGTGGATACCGTCCCTGAACTCGTACCAGTCCGGCTCCTCCAGGCGAAGGCGCTCGAAACCGTCGGGCCTGACGATGCGTCCATGCATCTGCTGGACGGGGACATCCACTTGACGCGGATTGAGTTGGAAACGACGGCCGTACTCGTCGATGTTGCGGTTGAGTACGTCTTCGACCAGCTGGTTTTCCACGCGGCGGCGGGTCACCTCGGTCAGGTAGGCGAAGAGCGCCGTCAGCCCGAACCCCAGCAGCACGAACGACAGGATGATGCGGGTGCGCAGCCGCCGCCGGAAGCGGCGGTGGCGGCGGGATTTTTTCGGCGACTCAGCTGCTGGCATCGGGTGCGGCGATGCGGTATCCGATGCCATGACGGGTCTGGATGTAGGGCGAGTCGAACGGCTTGTCGACCACGGCACGCAGGCCGTGGATATGCACGCGCAGGGAATCCGAATCCGGCAGCTCCTCGCCCCAGACGCGCGTTTCCAGTTCCTGGCGCGTCACCACCGCAGGCGAGGCCTCCATCAGGGCCTGCAGGATCTTCAGCGCCGTGGGGTTGAGTTGCAGCAGTTTGCCCTGGCGGCGCACTTCCAGCGTGTCCAGGTTGTATTCCAGCTCGCCCACTTCCAGCACGCGCGTCTGAACGCCCTTGCCGCGACGCGACAGTGCGTTGAGGCGCACTTCCACTTCCTGCAGCGCGAACGGCTTGATCAGGTAATCGTCGGCGCCGGAGTCGAAGCCGGCCAGCTTGTTGTCCAGCGAATCGCGCGCGGTCAGCATCAGCACCGGCGTCTGCTTGCGCGCCTCGTTGCGCAGCTTGCGGCAGACTTCCAGCCCGTCCATGCCCGGCAGGTTGAGGTCGAGGACGATCGCATCGAACTCGTGCACGACCGCCAGGTGCAGGCCGGTCACGCCGTCGGCGGCGAAGTCGACGGTATGGCCGCGCTCCTCCAGATAGTCCCCGAGGTTGGCGGCGATGTCGCTGTTGTCTTCGATGACGAGGATTCGCATTGCGTGTTCCTTCAGCGCTGGGACGAAATGGCCGAATCGGTGAGGTCCTTGCGGGCCCGTTCCGTCTGGCGATTGCGCTGCAGCGCGGTCATGCATTGGGTGGTGGTGCGGTTCGAACCGATCTGCTTCTCGCGACGGCAGATGAGCCGGCTGTCCTCGGCGGCCTGCGACAGCAGGGAATTGACCAGTTCCTGATCGTTGAACACCCGTACCTTCTGCGCCTCGTCCAGCGCGGCCACGCCACCGGCGTCGTGCAGCAGGCTCGCCATCCGCTGGAGCGCTTCGGTCACCTTGATGCGGTCGCTGTCGGAAAGCTCGCTGTAAGTCTTGCCATTGGCCAGATCGGCCTCGATGGATTGACGCTGCGCATCGAAGGACTGGTGGACATCCATCGCCATGCGCTCGCTGCGCCCGCTGTTCCCGGAACCGATACTGGCAAACGCATTGGCCGACACCAGCAGCAGGGCCAACGCGGGAGTCCATGCGAACTTGTACATCCATTACCTCGTGTGGGTGGGGGCGAGGGCAGAGAGTAACAGCCGTTGCGCATTCGACGATGCCCGGCCGTGCGTCCGGGATTCTGCCATGCCGCGCGCGAAGGACATCGGCCGAAGGTCACCGACAAAAAGGCCCAGGCGGGTGGTTGCCCGCCTGGGCCAAACTAATGCCCCGATTACCGTAATCCTGTGCTTCCAGAGGTATCCACCGGAGGGACGCAGAGCTGCGGTCCGGTGAAGGCTACGCGGCATTCGATTAAACCACCGTTAAAGGCGGCGTTAATTCCATGTGAAATGGGCGCTTGCCGATGTCCGGCGCCGCCGCCCTCGCCTATTCAGCCTGCGCGGCCAGATGCGCCACGATGCGGCCCGCGACGTCCACGCCGCAGACGGACTCGATGCCCTCCAGGCCGGGGGTCGAATTGACCTCCAGCACCAGCGGGCCCCGCTGGGCGCGGATCAGGTCCACCCCCGCCACCCCCAGCCCGAGAACCCGGGCGGCGCGGATGGCGACCGCACGCTCTTCGTCGGTGGCCTCGGCGTGCAACGCCGTCCCCCCACGATGCAGGTTCGAGCGGAAATCGCCCTCCGGCGCCTGCCTGCGCATGGCGGCGACCACCTCGTCGCCCACCACGAAGCAGCGCAGGTCGGCGCCCTCGGCCTCGCCGATGAACTCCTGCACCACGAAACTGGCGTACAGGCCGCGCAGCGCTTCCACCACGCTGCGCGAGGCGGACGGCTTCTCGGTCAGCATCACCCCGGCGCCCTGCGCGCCCTCGTTCAACTTGATGACATGCGGCGGCGGCCCGAGCATCGACAGAAGGTCGCTGGTGTCGTCCGGGTTGTCGCCGAAGACGGTCACCGGCAGGTCGATGCCCTGCGCCGCCAGCAACTGGTGCGCACGCAATTTGTCGCGCGCGCGCAGGATGGCGTCCGACGGATTGGGGCTGTACGTGCCCATCAGCTCGAACTGCCGCAGCACGGCGGTGCCGTAGCGGGTGATGGACGCGCCGATGCGGGGAATGACGGCGTCGTAACCGGCCAGTGACCGGCCCTTGTAGTTGAGCTGGAAGCCGCTCGATGCGATGCGCATATAGCAGCGCAGCGGGTCCAGTACCCGGACGGTATGGCCGCGTTGCCGCGCGGCCTCGACCAGGCGGCGCGTCGAGTACAGCTTGCCGTTGCGCGACAGGATGGCGAGCTTCATGGGGAGTCGGTCACGGGAGGCGGGCACAGCATGCCACGCCCGCGACGCGGGACGATGACAGGGTCAGGGAAGGAAACGCGGAATGGAGCGGGTGATGGGAATCGAACCCACGCTAGCAGCTTGGGAAGCTGCAGTTCTACCATTGAACTACACCCGCACGATGGCGCGAGTCTATGCCGCGGCACGCGGCAAGGCAATGCGGCGCCCTTCTCCGGCGCCGCATTGCCCGGCGTGCGTCAGAAGCCGCCGCTCAGGGTCATGAACGCGGTGGTGTTGGTGCCGCCACCCTGGTTGACCGTGGTGTTCACGCCGAGGTTGGCGTCGAAGCCGAACAGCTTCGTGCGCGCGCCCAACAGCAGGGTGCCGTAGCTGTCGTCGGTGTCCAGCCCGGGCACCGCGTACGGCGCCGTGCCCGGCAGCGACAGCGACTGGGCGAACACTTCCGCCGCCGGGTCCTCGAACTCCCGGTCCACCGTCAGGCGTGCGTACGGCGCCAGGTGGTCGTTGATCGCGTAGCTGACCTGCCAGCCGGCGCTGCCGATCAGCGAATCGAAGTCCTGGTCGGCGTAGGCCAGCGCGGTCGAGCTGACGTTGCTTTCGCTGTAGCCGTCCATCTCGATGGTCTGCGACACCACGCTGACCACGGGACCATGTCGGAACGCGCCGTCGCCGAACTCGTAGCCGGCGCTCGCGCCCACGGTCAGGTTGGTGCCGTCCGGCGAGCCGCTGTGCCGGCGCGTCACCCCGCCCAGCTGCACTTCGCGGTCCACATCGTACGAGAGCCAGCTGTAGCTGACCTGCGCGTTCGCCCACAGGTGGTCGCCGTACCAGCCGGCGAAACCGCCCAGGGTCGCATCGGATTCGTCGAAACTGCCGCGGCGCAGGCCGAAGTCGTACTTCGCGCGGCCATAACCGGCGAAGGCGCCGTAGACCCAGGAGCCGCGCGACCAGTCCACACCGAAGGTCCCCGCAGGGCCCACGCCGTCGTACAGATCGCCGTCGCCGTAGCGCAGGAAGTCGCCGCGCACATCGCCCCACCAGCGCATGCCGTCCGCCTCGGGCTTGCCTGCCACGTGCGACGCCACGCGGTCGGCGCGGGCGCGGCCATGCACCGAGGCGGTGTACGGCAGTAGCGCGATCTGGCGCGGTCCTTCCAGCATCGACTGGGCGTACTGCGCCAGGATGCCGTGCGCCTTGGAAGACGGATGCACGCCATCGGCGAACGCGTACACGTCCGGCGCATTGGCCGAGGCGTAGTTCAGCGGGCTGCAGGTGACCGAGGACGCCGTGATCTGCGGGTTGCAGGCGGTGCCGGTGACGTTGCCGAAGCCGTACTCGGCCGGGCTGGCGACGATCTCGCGCAGCAGCGTGAAGGTATCCAGCGGGATCACGCGCAGGCCGGCCGTATTGAGCGCGCCGAACAGCGCGCTGTTGTAGGTGCTGGCCAACTGGGTGCCCGTGGCCTGCGCGACCGCACCGCCGGCGCGGAATTGCGGGGTCACGCCCAGGTCGGGGATGGTCGGCACGAGGATGTAGCGCGCGCCGGCGCTCTGCAGCGTGCCGATGATGCCGACCTGTGCCGTGACGGCACCGGCGATGGTGGTCTGCGCCGGGGCGCCTCCGACCACGGCGAACAGGTCGTTCGCGCCACCCCAGACCGTGTAGAGCGCTTTCGGATCGGCCCGGCCGCCGTTGGCGGACAGGTAGCTGGTCAGCTGTGTGGTCATCGACGGAATGGGACCCAGCGCACCGGCCGTATTGGTGCCCACGCGGGCGCCGCCGACGGCGTAGTTGGTGCCGCCCTGGTTGGCGCTGGTGGCGCCGGTGCCGTAGTACTCGGCCAGGTACTCGGACCAGACCAGGCCCGGATTGGTGGTGAAGCGGCCCAGCAGGGCGCCGTTCGGCCCCACCGCCTGGACCAGCGCCGGCCGGAAGTGGCCCGAGTCGGTCAGGCTGTCGCCGAAGAACACGGTCTGCGAATAGGGGTTATCGCCGGCGAGGGCGGGAGCCGCCGCCACGGCCAGCGCGACGGCCAGCAGGGAACGGACGGGCGAAACGGAACGCTTCATGGAATCTCCGGGGCAAGGGGTCGAGGGGTGCGCGCCGGCTCTGCCGTACGGCTGCGCATGGCGCGCATCGTTCCACCAAGCCCGCCGCCGCACACGCTGCAATGCGGCAAGGCGCCGGGCCATCGGCGACAATGGCGGCATGGATATCCACTTGAACGGGCAGCCGCAGGCGCTGCCGGAACACAGCACCATCGCTGCCCTCCTGCAGTCGCAGGGACTGGCCGAGCGCCGCGTGGCCGTCGAGGTCAACGGCGAGATCATCCCGCGCGGGCAGCACGCACAGCACGTGCTGAAGCCCGGCGACCGCGTCGAGATCGTCCACGCGCTCGGCGGTGGTTGATCGCCACACCGCGCGACATCGGCGGGACGCATCCGCGTTTCATGGGCGATAATCGTGGCATGTCCAACACCGCCCCCCATGACCCGCTGGTGATCGCGGGCAAGACCTATCGCTCCCGCCTGCTGACCGGCACGGGCAAGTTCAGGGATTTCGAGGAAACCCGGCTGGCCACCGAGGCCGCGGGCGCCGAGATCGTCACTGTCGCCATCCGGCGCACCAACCTGGGCCAGTCGCCCAACGAGCCCAACCTGCTCGACGTGCTGCCGCCCGACCGGTATACCATCCTGCCCAACACCGCCGGCTGCTATACCGCCGACGATGCGGTGCGCACCTGCCGGCTGGCCCGCGAGCTGCTCGACGGCCACACGCTGGTCAAGCTGGAAGTGCTAGGCGACCAGAAGACGCTGTATCCCGATGTCGTGCAGACCCTCGCCGCCGCCGAAAAGCTGGTGGCCGACGGGTTCGACGTGATGGTCTACACCAGCGACGACCCCATCCTGGCGCGCCGCCTGGAAGCGATCGGCTGCGTGGCGGTGATGCCGCTGGCCGCCCCGATAGGGTCCGGCCTGGGCGTGCAGAACAAGTACAACCTGCTGGAAATCATCGAGAACGCCAAGGTGCCCGTGCTGGTCGATGCCGGCGTCGGCACCGCGTCCGACGCCGCCATCGCCATGGAACTGGGCTGCGACGGCGTGCTGATGAACACGGCCATCGCCGGCGCCAAGCATCCGGTACTGATGGCCAGCGCCATGCGCAAGGCCGTGGAAGCCGGCCGCGAGGCCTTCCTGGCCGGCCGCATCCCGCGCAAGCGCAATGCCTCGGCCTCCAGTCCGATCGATGGCCTGATCGGCTGATGACCGATCCATTCTCCAGTCCCGGCGCCAAGACGCCGCCCAAGCCCTTCACCCTGACCGAAGGCCGGCGCGAAGTCCGCAGCTTCGTGCTGCGCCAGGGCCGCTTCACCGAAGCCCAGCAGCGTGCGTTCGACACGCAATGGCCCCGCTTCGGACTGGACTACACCGGCGCGCCGCGCGATTACGACGCGGTGTTCGGCCGCACCGCACCGCGCGTGCTGGAGATCGGCTTCGGCAACGGCGAGGCGCTGCGCTTCGCCGCCGCAAACGACAAGGCGCGCGATTACCTCGGCCTGGAGGTGCATGCGCCCGGTGTCGGCCGGCTGTTGAACGCGCTGGCCGAGGACGGCAGCGACCACGTGCGCGTCTACCACCACGATGCGGTGGAAGTGCTGCAGCACGAGGTGGCCGACGGCTCGCTGGACGAGGTGCGCATCTACTTCCCCGACCCGTGGCACAAGAAGCGCCACAACAAGCGCCGGCTGGTGCAGCCCGCCTTCGCCGCGCTGATCGCCCGCAAGCTGCGCCCGGGCGGCCGCCTGCACTGCGCCACGGACTGGGAGGCCTATGCCGAGCACATGTGGGACGTGCTGGATGCGACCCCGGACCTGCTCAACCGCGCCGGCCCGCGCGGCAGCGTGCCGCGCCCCGACTGGCGCCCGCAGACGCATTTCGAGACCCGCGGCCAGAAGCTCGGCCACGGGGTGTGGGATTTGGTGTATGACAAGCGGTGATTGGTGATTGGTGATTGGTGATTGGTGATTGGTGATTGGTGATTGGTGATTGGTGATCAGGATTGAAATTTGACCGTTCCATAGTTGCGCATACCGGTTCCGTAGTGGCTGCGGGGAACATCCGTGGGAACTGCGTTCACGAATCACGAATCACGAATCACGAATCACGGCCCTGATGGACAACGCGCTGACGCTGACCAACGACATGAAGCTCGTCCTCGGGCTGGTCGGCTTCACGATGGCGATGTTCCTGTTCGAGCGCATCCGCGCCGACCTGGTGGCGCTGGTGGTGCTGGTGGTGCTGGGCATCACCGGGCTGATCGCGCCGGAGGAGATCTTCGGCGGCTTCTCCGGCAACGCGGTGATGAGCATCATCGCCACCATGATCCTGGGGGCCGGCCTGGACCGCACCGGCGCGCTGAACCGGCTGGCGTCCTGGCTGCTGCGGCGCGGCCACGGCATCGAGCAGCGGCTGCTGCTGATGACCACGGCCATCGCCAGCCTCAACTCGTCCTTCATGCAGAACCCGTCGGTGATGGCGCTGTTCATGCCGGTCGCCTCGCGCCTGTCCTCGCGCACCGGCCTGTCGATGCAGCGGCTGCTGCTGCCGATCGCCGCCGCCATCGTCATGGGCGGTGCGTTCACGATGGTCGGCAACTCGCCGCTGATCCTGCTCAACGACCTGCTGGTGTCGGCCAACAACAACCTGCCCTCGGGCATGGCCACGCTGGAGCCGCTGCGCATGTTCGCACCGGCGCCGATCGGCCTGGCGCTGGTGGTCGCGTCCCTGCTGTATTTCCGCTACGTCGGCGACCGCAAGCTGAAGGACGAGACGCAGGACAGCGACGGGGTGGTGACGCCGGCGCGCACCGAGAGCTACTTCGCCAGCACCTACGGGATCGAAGGCGATGTGTTCGAGCTGGTGGTCAGTGCGGAAAGCCCGCTGGTGGGCATGTCGCTGGGCGAAGCCGAGGCGCTGCACAACGCGCCGCTGATGCTGGCGCTGCAGACCGGCAACGACACGCGCCTGGCGCCGCCGGCGGACATGCGCATCTGGGTGGGCAGCGTGCTGGGTGTGATGGGATCGCGGCAGGAGATCAGCGATTTCGCGCAGAACCAGTTCCTCCGCATGTCCTCGCGGCTGCGCCACTTCGGCGACCTGTTCAATCCCAGCCGCGCCGGCATTTCCGAAGCCGTGGTGCCGCCGACGTCGAAGTTCATCGGCAAGACCGCGCGCGAGCTGCGCCTGCGCAAGCAGAACGGCATCAGCCTGCTGGCGATCAATCGCGACAAGAAGGTCATCCGGGAGAACGTGCGCGAGGAAAAGCTGCGCGCCGGCGACATGCTGGTGTTCCACAGCATCTGGCAGGACCTGGGTCAGGCGGCCGAGAGCCGCGACTTCGTGGTGGTGACCGACTACCCGAAGGGCGAGCAGCGGCCGCACAAGTTCAAGATCGCGATGACCATCTTCGCCATCACCATCATCATCGCGCTGACCTCCAAGC includes the following:
- a CDS encoding SLC13 family permease, which gives rise to MDNALTLTNDMKLVLGLVGFTMAMFLFERIRADLVALVVLVVLGITGLIAPEEIFGGFSGNAVMSIIATMILGAGLDRTGALNRLASWLLRRGHGIEQRLLLMTTAIASLNSSFMQNPSVMALFMPVASRLSSRTGLSMQRLLLPIAAAIVMGGAFTMVGNSPLILLNDLLVSANNNLPSGMATLEPLRMFAPAPIGLALVVASLLYFRYVGDRKLKDETQDSDGVVTPARTESYFASTYGIEGDVFELVVSAESPLVGMSLGEAEALHNAPLMLALQTGNDTRLAPPADMRIWVGSVLGVMGSRQEISDFAQNQFLRMSSRLRHFGDLFNPSRAGISEAVVPPTSKFIGKTARELRLRKQNGISLLAINRDKKVIRENVREEKLRAGDMLVFHSIWQDLGQAAESRDFVVVTDYPKGEQRPHKFKIAMTIFAITIIIALTSKLPVALTLMTGVAGMLLTGVLRMDEAYGAINWKTVFLMAGLIPLGWAMDSSGAAAWVAGHTVERLPEGIPVWVLEIAIALLTTAFSLVISHVGATIVMVPMAINLALAAGGNPTAFALIVALSASNNLMTASNPVISMIVGPANYTSRQLWRVGGPLSLVYTLVAVLMVNALFWWNGRAG